The following coding sequences are from one Deinococcus arcticus window:
- a CDS encoding SDR family NAD(P)-dependent oxidoreductase yields MTPTSALALVTGASSGIGEHLARGLAAHGAHLVLVARSAGRLQALAQELQQQHGIQVHVLPADLAQPGAAAHLTNELRARGLHPDILVNNAGLGTFDEFLHQTPEAISGLIALNITALTELTRLLAPHMVAQGRGRILNVASTAAFQPGPLMAAYYASKAYVLSLSEALNEELRPSGVSVTALCPGPVETGFQAASGLGRSQLLRGPVRLAMLSAEQVARAGLDAMLRGQAVVIPGRINQLQIAALRLLPRAVVPPMIRRLQAQRHA; encoded by the coding sequence ATGACCCCAACCTCTGCCCTCGCCCTCGTGACTGGTGCCAGCAGCGGCATCGGTGAACATCTGGCCCGTGGTCTGGCGGCCCACGGCGCCCATCTGGTGCTGGTGGCCCGCAGCGCCGGGCGCCTGCAGGCTCTGGCCCAGGAACTTCAGCAGCAGCACGGCATTCAGGTGCATGTGCTGCCTGCCGACCTGGCGCAGCCCGGCGCCGCCGCCCACCTGACAAATGAGCTGCGCGCCCGGGGCCTGCACCCCGACATCCTGGTGAACAACGCCGGCCTGGGCACCTTCGACGAATTCCTGCACCAGACCCCCGAGGCCATTTCCGGGCTGATCGCGCTGAACATCACGGCCCTGACCGAGCTGACGCGGCTGCTGGCGCCGCACATGGTCGCGCAGGGGCGGGGGCGCATTCTGAATGTGGCCAGCACCGCCGCCTTTCAGCCGGGGCCCCTGATGGCCGCCTACTACGCCAGCAAGGCGTACGTGCTCAGCCTCAGTGAAGCGCTGAACGAGGAACTGCGCCCATCGGGCGTCAGCGTGACGGCGCTGTGTCCGGGCCCCGTGGAAACGGGCTTTCAGGCCGCCAGTGGCCTGGGCCGCAGCCAGCTGCTGCGCGGCCCGGTGCGCCTGGCCATGCTGAGCGCCGAGCAGGTGGCCCGCGCGGGCCTGGACGCCATGCTGCGCGGACAGGCGGTGGTGATTCCGGGGCGCATCAACCAGCTGCAGATTGCCGCGCTGCGCCTGCTGCCGCGCGCTGTGGTGCCGCCCATGATCCGCCGCCTGCAGGCCCAGCGCCACGCCTGA
- a CDS encoding VanW family protein: MSPPVYSWSLAALGVLALTGLLAGPASPRPAAAPVANLAAAPGSTAPRPRPPMPTTLTLRWSVPEPQLVRGEVQRRVLHRTLRVPLGAPAQAAARAGGDLSSLQAALNRAYTQIGARQPRDLRFRRVGRTWVGEAQTGWTVDVPAANQAVRAALRRGEASAQVPIRLTAPARSVRWAQAQGLGHVATGTSSFEGSPAFRVQNIRVGAARLHGQWLGRGETFNFNARIGDIAARTGYARGYVVTGQTLQLEEGGGLCQVSTTVFRAALRAGVPITERHAHSYQVGYYGAPGEDAAVYAPSKNLRWRNDFASPVLVQAEWNMARSQLQVHLFARPDGRRVQLAPVQVRGVVAAPAPTYMVDPALAPGGVRRVDMPATGGQARVVRQVVWPGGARRTDVIRSSYRAWGGVFAVARGDPRAR; the protein is encoded by the coding sequence ATGAGTCCACCAGTTTACAGTTGGTCGCTGGCCGCGCTGGGCGTGCTGGCCCTGACCGGCCTGCTGGCCGGGCCCGCGTCGCCCCGCCCGGCTGCGGCGCCCGTGGCGAACCTGGCCGCTGCGCCCGGGTCCACCGCGCCCCGGCCCAGACCGCCCATGCCCACCACCCTCACCCTGCGCTGGAGCGTGCCAGAGCCGCAGCTTGTGCGCGGGGAGGTGCAGCGGCGGGTGCTGCACCGGACCCTGCGCGTGCCCCTGGGCGCTCCGGCGCAGGCGGCGGCCCGGGCGGGGGGTGACCTGTCCAGCCTGCAGGCTGCCCTGAACCGGGCCTATACCCAGATCGGGGCGCGCCAGCCGCGTGACCTGCGTTTTCGCCGGGTGGGGAGGACCTGGGTGGGCGAGGCCCAGACCGGCTGGACGGTGGACGTGCCAGCGGCCAATCAGGCGGTGCGCGCGGCCCTGCGCCGGGGCGAGGCCAGCGCGCAGGTGCCTATCCGGCTCACGGCGCCCGCGCGCAGTGTGCGCTGGGCACAGGCCCAGGGCCTGGGGCATGTGGCCACCGGCACCTCGTCCTTTGAAGGCAGTCCGGCGTTCCGGGTGCAGAACATCCGGGTGGGGGCAGCGCGCCTGCACGGGCAGTGGCTGGGGCGCGGCGAAACCTTCAATTTCAATGCCCGGATAGGCGACATTGCCGCGCGCACCGGCTACGCGCGCGGGTACGTGGTGACCGGGCAGACCCTGCAACTGGAAGAGGGCGGCGGCCTGTGCCAGGTGAGTACCACAGTGTTCCGGGCGGCGCTGCGGGCGGGCGTGCCCATCACCGAGCGGCACGCCCACTCCTATCAGGTGGGGTATTACGGCGCCCCCGGCGAGGACGCCGCCGTGTACGCTCCCAGCAAGAACCTGCGCTGGCGCAACGATTTTGCCAGCCCGGTCCTGGTGCAGGCCGAATGGAACATGGCCCGGAGCCAGTTGCAGGTGCACCTGTTTGCCCGGCCCGATGGGCGCCGGGTGCAGCTGGCCCCGGTGCAGGTGCGCGGCGTGGTGGCGGCCCCAGCCCCCACCTACATGGTGGACCCGGCCCTGGCGCCGGGCGGCGTGCGCCGCGTGGATATGCCGGCCACGGGCGGGCAGGCCCGGGTGGTGCGGCAGGTGGTCTGGCCCGGTGGCGCGCGCCGCACGGACGTGATTCGCAGCAGTTACCGGGCCTGGGGCGGCGTGTTTGCCGTGGCCCGGGGTGACCCCCGCGCCCGCTGA
- a CDS encoding fasciclin domain-containing protein — MKKVMMLAALMLPGVVVAGGGSAVPRGNTIAAIVSNDPNFSTLLSAVQAAGLVDTLNSAGPFTVFAPTNAAFAKVPAADLNALLNDRERLRALLLYHVVPGRVTAAQVTGLSSAKTANGANLSIRTSGNMVMINDATVTRADIRASNGIIHVVDTVLMP; from the coding sequence ATGAAGAAAGTGATGATGCTTGCTGCTTTGATGCTGCCGGGCGTGGTGGTGGCGGGGGGTGGCAGTGCCGTGCCGCGTGGCAACACGATTGCGGCCATCGTGTCGAACGATCCGAACTTCAGCACGCTGCTGAGTGCGGTGCAGGCGGCGGGGCTGGTGGACACCCTGAACAGCGCCGGGCCCTTCACGGTCTTTGCGCCCACGAACGCTGCCTTTGCCAAGGTGCCTGCAGCAGATCTGAACGCCCTGCTGAACGACCGCGAACGGCTGCGCGCCCTGCTGCTGTACCACGTGGTGCCGGGCCGGGTCACGGCCGCGCAGGTGACCGGGCTCAGCAGTGCCAAGACGGCCAACGGTGCCAACCTCAGCATCCGCACCTCGGGCAACATGGTCATGATCAATGACGCCACCGTGACGCGCGCCGACATCCGCGCGAGCAACGGCATCATTCATGTGGTGGATACAGTCCTGATGCCCTGA
- the era gene encoding GTPase Era, translating to MTDPSLTSGEQTRSGFAAIVGKPNVGKSTLLNAFLGTKVAPTSPRPQTTRRGVRGIHTSGERQIVFVDTPGLHRPKDALGKYMNHEVHAALADVDAVIWVVDLRHPPTDEDSLVARQVRDLPKPLFLVGNKTDAAKYPDEAMKLYRALLEGRDAQTSETMLSAQNNPNAVATLREQLLDVLPENPFFFPQGAASDQSREMWAAEIIREEAMKKLRDELPYAVATRVNRWTERDDGLQRIEGEIVVEKNAHKGMVIGAGGKQLREIGQAARKQLEVFLSRKVFLGLEVIVIPGWREDEEALRELGYE from the coding sequence ATGACGGACCCCTCCCTGACCTCCGGCGAGCAGACCCGCTCTGGCTTTGCAGCCATTGTGGGCAAGCCCAACGTCGGCAAAAGCACCCTTCTCAACGCCTTTCTGGGCACCAAAGTCGCGCCCACCAGTCCCCGGCCCCAGACCACGCGCCGGGGCGTGCGCGGCATTCACACCAGCGGCGAGCGCCAGATCGTATTTGTGGACACGCCGGGCCTGCACAGGCCCAAAGACGCCCTGGGCAAGTACATGAACCACGAGGTCCACGCCGCCCTGGCTGATGTGGACGCCGTGATCTGGGTGGTGGACCTGCGTCACCCCCCCACCGACGAGGACAGTCTGGTGGCCCGGCAGGTGCGCGACCTGCCCAAGCCGCTGTTTCTGGTGGGCAACAAGACCGACGCGGCCAAATACCCCGACGAGGCCATGAAGCTCTACCGCGCCCTGCTGGAGGGCCGCGACGCCCAGACCAGCGAGACCATGCTGAGCGCCCAGAACAACCCGAATGCGGTGGCCACCCTGCGCGAGCAGCTGCTGGACGTACTGCCCGAAAACCCCTTCTTCTTTCCGCAGGGCGCCGCCAGCGACCAGAGCCGCGAGATGTGGGCCGCCGAGATCATCCGTGAAGAGGCCATGAAAAAGCTGCGCGACGAGCTGCCCTATGCGGTCGCCACCCGCGTCAACCGCTGGACCGAGCGCGACGACGGCCTGCAGCGCATTGAGGGCGAGATTGTGGTGGAGAAGAACGCCCACAAGGGCATGGTGATCGGCGCGGGCGGCAAGCAGCTGCGCGAGATTGGGCAGGCGGCCAGAAAGCAGCTGGAAGTCTTTCTGTCGCGCAAGGTCTTTCTGGGCCTGGAAGTCATCGTGATTCCCGGCTGGCGCGAGGACGAGGAAGCCCTGCGCGAACTGGGCTACGAGTAA
- a CDS encoding Nudix hydrolase, translating into MQFGPELHTPVSHRAAGVVILNAAGDILLVREQGVPTQRQKAGLWHIPSGTVEPGENPQDTAVREAWEEAGVRVRLLKFLAAYLGHFPDGVPVLRHAWLAEALPESTFRPALADEVTEVRFVSGAEFAALYTAGQIRMYHTKLFYEDALREQAMGPEL; encoded by the coding sequence ATGCAGTTTGGCCCTGAACTGCACACGCCGGTCTCCCACCGGGCGGCGGGCGTGGTCATTCTGAACGCGGCGGGCGACATTCTGCTGGTCCGCGAACAGGGCGTGCCCACGCAGCGGCAGAAGGCCGGACTGTGGCACATCCCCAGCGGCACGGTGGAGCCCGGCGAGAATCCCCAGGACACGGCGGTGCGCGAAGCCTGGGAAGAGGCGGGGGTCCGGGTGCGGCTGCTGAAGTTCCTGGCCGCCTACCTGGGCCACTTCCCCGATGGCGTGCCGGTGCTGCGACACGCATGGCTGGCCGAGGCCCTGCCCGAATCCACCTTTCGCCCGGCGCTGGCCGATGAGGTCACTGAGGTACGCTTTGTATCTGGCGCCGAATTTGCCGCTCTGTACACGGCCGGGCAGATTCGCATGTATCACACGAAGCTGTTCTACGAGGACGCGCTGAGGGAACAGGCCATGGGCCCTGAGCTCTGA